One Methylobacterium sp. 77 DNA window includes the following coding sequences:
- a CDS encoding ABC transporter substrate-binding protein: protein MRPLAVAALLSTLCLPAAAAEPVRVTLLTNRTGPNSAIGARVANGMHDYLELLNQRDGGIGSVPILVEECEVASDVERARNCYAAAREAGSVLITTPDRGVTLALLQPSSRDRIPILSLADGFPAGTRGDLLPWVFNPSATVLGGMTIAIRYLANRLGGLSELQGLSIGLVYSDARADPSALAVLRELATRYGFSTPLFADDETEAGKAALWTRIAASPPDHILLLGQGTQSGASVEEALKVGFPPDRMIALRWPDQDGIRRTGSASRGFKEVSRHAFGDAFPAFDAIDLFVTDRGLSSTPKDGSGETHYNRGVYNAVLAAEAIAEAQRARRGAPVRGEDVRRSFESLSVDESRWKVFGLAGFAHSVTLTCRDHGGRPAGFIQVWDGAKWLRAAGAVPQMNDLVEARLDAVVADFRTANPDWPARTEPCAPPP, encoded by the coding sequence TTGCGGCCGTTGGCCGTTGCGGCCCTGCTCTCCACGCTCTGCCTGCCGGCCGCGGCGGCCGAGCCCGTCCGCGTGACCCTCCTCACCAATCGCACCGGCCCCAACTCCGCCATCGGCGCTCGAGTCGCCAACGGCATGCACGATTATCTGGAGTTGCTGAACCAGCGCGACGGCGGGATCGGCTCTGTGCCGATCCTGGTCGAGGAATGCGAGGTGGCCTCGGACGTCGAACGCGCCCGCAACTGCTATGCCGCGGCCCGGGAGGCCGGGTCGGTCCTGATCACCACGCCCGACAGGGGCGTCACCTTGGCGTTGCTGCAGCCGTCCTCGCGCGACCGGATCCCGATCCTGTCCCTCGCCGACGGTTTCCCTGCCGGCACGCGCGGCGACCTCCTCCCATGGGTGTTCAACCCCTCCGCCACCGTGCTCGGCGGCATGACGATCGCCATCCGATATCTCGCGAACAGGCTCGGAGGTCTGTCCGAGTTGCAAGGCCTCTCCATCGGCCTCGTCTACAGCGACGCGCGCGCCGACCCTTCCGCCCTCGCCGTCCTGCGGGAGCTGGCCACGCGCTACGGCTTCTCGACGCCTCTCTTCGCGGATGACGAGACCGAAGCCGGCAAGGCCGCCTTGTGGACGCGCATCGCCGCCTCGCCCCCCGACCACATCCTGCTGCTCGGACAAGGGACGCAGAGCGGCGCCTCCGTCGAGGAGGCCCTCAAGGTCGGCTTCCCGCCGGATCGGATGATCGCCCTGCGCTGGCCCGACCAGGATGGCATCCGCCGCACGGGGTCGGCGAGTCGAGGCTTCAAGGAGGTCAGCCGCCACGCTTTCGGCGATGCCTTTCCGGCTTTCGACGCCATCGACCTCTTCGTCACCGATCGCGGGCTGTCCTCGACGCCGAAGGACGGCTCGGGCGAAACCCACTACAACCGTGGCGTCTACAACGCCGTGCTGGCCGCCGAAGCGATCGCCGAGGCTCAGAGAGCGCGGCGCGGCGCGCCGGTGCGCGGCGAGGACGTTCGCCGCAGCTTCGAGAGCCTGTCCGTGGACGAAAGCCGCTGGAAGGTGTTCGGGCTGGCGGGCTTCGCCCATTCCGTCACCCTCACCTGCCGCGACCATGGCGGCCGCCCGGCCGGCTTCATACAGGTCTGGGACGGCGCCAAATGGCTTCGGGCAGCGGGGGCCGTGCCGCAGATGAACGATCTGGTGGAAGCCCGCCTCGATGCGGTGGTGGCCGATTTCCGCACCGCAAACCCGGACTGGCCGGCCAGGACCGAACCCTGCGCGCCGCCACCTTGA
- a CDS encoding histidine kinase dimerization/phospho-acceptor domain-containing protein, translating into MSAADATWLVLDGTGERILLASAAAERLQRAIATDDSGRIAEVIRLAEQIRPRGLSLDKPTLVKLRFESRRLGPATTCLVLRTKDGSGRNLLILAPLDRVPGLRALAPKAVAEPDMPQTEATAPIETPLLENLPSPTGRVVWKSDADDRLTDISGAAAASIRPALIGKTWAALSQTRALLDAEGLLLALAQRRTFRAISVTLRTDGAPGALDLDISGTPIQRPGADFSGFNGFALVRLSLAPPAQEPETQQEREAPEDSASNSPTNPPQVERERDAHGIAEADAGKAPDSSRAPASEASEFPRTEATPEAVFLPVAENWNEFVTPHADAAPSKDNVPAREPIVAASEKPLDENGFATESSPVLSQDVAPSQDGGWTAFQDPHLSSHEHAAFREIARALGARFAGDAETDEPSAAVKSGDERVASGSVTPFPTMMARSAEPASDDPTMAVAATLERLPDGVMVYRGSSVLFANRRLLTMAGFAELADLAASGGIGRLFGGLVPHERTVSGAPAILTTAAGSRLSVDMQASELDWGGTPAQLLLIRDAAASEPARERVALQIADAFAGARAADAQAVLDSLDDAIITLDRNARIIGLNRSAATTFGLDPREIVGAGILSLFAPESAVDVLASIHGVAGPDRDVGAHTTPDVIGCTAAGMLPMVIRVAPLAGRDDGRMAMTVRDVRVARSVAAEASSARRAAEYASARKSDFLARISHEIRTPMNGILGFADMMLAEPFGPIGNERYRDYLGDIHASGKHVLSLVNDLLDLAKIEAGRLDLTFAEVPLNDVVTHCVAMLQPQALRDRIVVRTSFSNDLPILVADERSVRQAALNIIANAIAFTEAGGQVIVSTTLADRGEIALRVRDTGIGMTPDEVETALEPFRQIAVSGPAKGRPDGRSAGTGLGLPLTKALVEANHGRFRIESRKDEGTLVEMLFPPQAVTKTA; encoded by the coding sequence TTGAGCGCGGCAGACGCCACTTGGCTTGTTCTGGATGGAACAGGCGAGCGGATTCTGCTGGCATCGGCCGCGGCGGAGCGGCTTCAGCGGGCGATCGCCACCGATGATTCGGGTCGGATTGCCGAGGTGATTCGTCTGGCCGAGCAGATTCGCCCGCGCGGCCTGTCGCTCGATAAGCCGACCTTGGTGAAGCTGCGTTTCGAATCACGCCGTCTCGGGCCGGCCACGACATGCCTGGTTCTGCGGACCAAGGACGGGTCGGGGCGCAATCTGCTCATCCTCGCGCCCCTCGACCGCGTGCCGGGTCTCCGCGCACTGGCTCCCAAAGCCGTCGCCGAGCCGGACATGCCGCAGACGGAGGCCACGGCGCCGATCGAGACTCCCCTCCTCGAGAACCTGCCGTCTCCGACCGGCCGCGTCGTCTGGAAAAGCGACGCCGACGACAGGCTGACCGACATTTCAGGCGCCGCCGCCGCTTCCATCAGGCCGGCCTTGATCGGCAAGACATGGGCCGCCCTGTCCCAGACCCGCGCGCTGCTCGACGCCGAAGGGCTCCTGCTCGCCCTCGCCCAGCGCCGCACCTTCCGCGCGATCTCCGTCACCCTGCGGACCGATGGTGCCCCGGGCGCGCTGGACCTCGACATCTCGGGCACGCCGATCCAGCGTCCGGGCGCCGATTTCAGCGGCTTCAACGGTTTTGCCCTGGTGCGCCTATCGCTCGCGCCACCGGCACAGGAGCCGGAGACGCAGCAAGAACGAGAGGCCCCCGAGGACTCCGCCAGCAACAGCCCAACCAATCCGCCTCAGGTTGAGCGGGAGCGCGATGCGCACGGCATTGCCGAGGCGGATGCGGGCAAGGCGCCGGACTCCTCGCGCGCGCCGGCCTCCGAAGCCTCTGAATTTCCCAGGACGGAAGCGACGCCGGAGGCGGTTTTCCTGCCGGTGGCCGAAAACTGGAATGAGTTCGTCACCCCTCATGCGGATGCGGCCCCGTCGAAGGACAATGTGCCAGCCCGAGAGCCCATCGTCGCAGCGTCCGAAAAGCCCCTGGACGAGAACGGCTTCGCAACAGAGTCCTCCCCGGTTCTTTCTCAGGATGTGGCGCCCTCGCAGGACGGCGGCTGGACGGCGTTCCAGGACCCTCACCTGTCCAGCCACGAGCATGCTGCGTTCCGCGAGATCGCCCGCGCCCTCGGTGCACGCTTTGCCGGCGATGCCGAAACCGACGAGCCGTCCGCAGCGGTGAAGTCGGGCGACGAGCGCGTGGCGAGCGGATCGGTGACTCCGTTCCCGACCATGATGGCGCGCTCTGCCGAGCCGGCATCCGACGACCCCACGATGGCCGTGGCGGCGACGCTGGAGCGGCTGCCCGATGGCGTGATGGTCTATCGCGGGTCCAGCGTCCTGTTCGCCAACCGCCGATTGCTCACGATGGCGGGGTTTGCCGAGCTTGCCGACCTCGCGGCGTCCGGCGGCATCGGCAGGCTGTTCGGGGGGCTCGTCCCGCACGAGCGCACCGTGAGCGGTGCGCCTGCCATCCTCACGACGGCGGCAGGCAGTCGCCTGAGCGTCGACATGCAGGCCTCCGAGCTTGATTGGGGCGGCACGCCTGCCCAACTCCTCCTCATCCGCGACGCGGCCGCGAGCGAACCCGCCCGCGAACGGGTCGCGCTACAGATCGCCGATGCCTTCGCCGGAGCCCGTGCCGCCGACGCGCAGGCGGTGCTCGACAGCCTCGACGATGCCATCATCACGCTCGACCGGAATGCGAGGATCATCGGGCTCAACCGCAGCGCGGCGACCACCTTCGGTCTCGATCCGCGCGAGATCGTCGGCGCCGGCATCCTCAGCCTGTTCGCGCCGGAGAGCGCCGTCGACGTGCTCGCCAGCATTCACGGCGTCGCCGGCCCGGACCGGGACGTTGGCGCGCACACCACTCCCGATGTCATCGGCTGCACGGCCGCCGGCATGCTGCCGATGGTGATCAGGGTCGCCCCGCTCGCAGGGCGCGACGATGGCCGAATGGCCATGACGGTCCGGGATGTCCGCGTCGCGAGAAGCGTCGCCGCCGAGGCCTCGAGCGCTCGGCGCGCGGCGGAATATGCGAGCGCGCGCAAATCCGACTTCCTCGCCCGGATCAGCCACGAAATCCGCACGCCGATGAACGGCATCCTCGGCTTCGCCGACATGATGCTCGCCGAGCCGTTCGGACCGATCGGCAACGAGCGTTACCGCGACTATCTCGGCGACATCCACGCCTCGGGCAAGCACGTGCTCAGTCTCGTCAACGATCTCCTCGACCTCGCCAAGATCGAGGCGGGACGCCTCGACCTGACTTTCGCGGAAGTGCCTCTGAACGACGTGGTCACGCATTGCGTCGCGATGTTGCAGCCCCAGGCGTTGCGCGACCGGATCGTCGTGCGCACGAGCTTCTCCAACGACCTTCCGATCCTCGTCGCTGACGAGCGCTCGGTGCGGCAGGCTGCGCTCAACATCATCGCCAACGCAATCGCCTTCACCGAGGCCGGCGGACAGGTCATCGTCTCCACCACCTTGGCCGACCGGGGCGAGATCGCCCTCAGGGTGCGCGACACCGGGATCGGAATGACGCCGGACGAGGTCGAGACCGCCCTCGAACCGTTCCGGCAGATCGCCGTATCGGGGCCGGCCAAGGGAAGGCCGGACGGGCGAAGCGCGGGGACAGGCCTCGGCCTGCCTCTGACGAAGGCCTTGGTCGAGGCCAATCACGGGCGCTTCCGGATCGAGAGCCGGAAGGACGAAGGCACCCTGGTCGAGATGCTGTTCCCGCCGCAGGCAGTGACGAAAACCGCGTGA